A single window of Myripristis murdjan chromosome 21, fMyrMur1.1, whole genome shotgun sequence DNA harbors:
- the LOC115380022 gene encoding cyclin-dependent kinase 5 activator 1-like: MGTVLSISPATKKGAIMDGDVAANGVNKNDKSLKRHSMFVSLSWKKLVANSAKKSAKKVNPNPPPAADPPTSQVALLNSENIKKSHQTEEKKPKVPIPVPVPTVPQQNNETLDQSGRLSKVQKQSSSLSLLSPRRVIIQASTGELLRCLGDFMCRRCFKLKELTTGEVILWFRNIDRTLLMQGWQDQGFITPANVVFVYLLCQDTVTDDIGSSVELQGTFQTCLYLAYSYMGNEISYPLKPFMNDSNRDVFWDMSLSIINRMSAKMLLLNSDPHFFTEVFQDLKNQRDASETNLDR; encoded by the coding sequence ATGGGAACCGTCCTGTCTATATCCCCTGCGACAAAGAAGGGAGCTATTATGGACGGCGATGTCGCAGCAAATGGAGTTAATAAAAACGACAAGAGCCTCAAACGGCACTCGATgttcgtctctctctcctggaagAAGCTGGTGGCCAATTCTGCCAAGAAGAGTGCCAAGAAAGTCAACCCCAACCCCCCGCCGGCCGCCGACCCCCCGACCAGCCAGGTGGCTCTGCTCAACAGCGAAAATATCAAGAAATCGCACCAAACCGAAGAGAAGAAACCCAAAGTGCCCATTCCTGTCCCAGTCCCCACTGTCCCCCAGCAAAACAACGAGACCCTAGACCAAAGTGGGAGGCTTTCCAAGGTGCAGAAGCAGTCCAGCAGCCTGTCTTTGCTGTCTCCGAGGCGGGTGATCATCCAGGCTTCAACCGGAGAGCTGCTGCGCTGTTTGGGAGACTTTATGTGCCGCAGGTGCTTCAAACTGAAGGAGTTAACCACCGGAGAGGTCATTCTCTGGTTTCGAAACATCGACCGGACTCTTTTGATGCAGGGCTGGCAGGACCAAGGGTTTATCACACCGGCCAACGTGGTGTTCGTTTACCTGCTGTGCCAGGACACGGTAACAGACGACATTGGCAGCTCTGTGGAGCTGCAGGGCACCTTTCAGACATGCCTCTACCTCGCCTACTCCTACATGGGCAACGAGATCTCTTACCCCCTCAAGCCGTTCATGAATGACTCGAACAGGGACGTTTTCTGGGATATGTCGCTCAGCATCATCAACAGGATGAGTGCCAAAATGTTGCTGTTGAATTCAGACCCGCACTTTTTCACCGAGGTCTTCCAGGACCTCAAAAACCAGCGGGATGCCAGTGAGACAAACTTGGACCGCTGA